From Oscillospiraceae bacterium CM, a single genomic window includes:
- a CDS encoding D-alanine--D-alanine ligase, with protein MNIIVLCGGLSAERDVSITSGTLAAAALRRLGHKAVLVDLFFGYPQHYDDPSEIFNAVFDDGIAAVSDTAPDLEAVWASRRLESSSRMGDNIIEVCHAADIVFMALHGEDGEDGKIQATFDMAGIKYTGTGHLGSALTMNKAIAKQLFLQNRVLTPGGITVHKNDAVYQNVGFPCVVKPRSGGSSIGTSVVTSLEEYLPALQLAFSFEDNVIVEQYIKGRECDVGVIAGKALPVIEICPKSGFYDYKNKYQSGMTDEYCPADLPPEVTEKLQRAAERVFEVLMFEVYGRMDFIVDENGDVWCLEGNTLPGLTPTSLLPQEAQAAGMSYDTLCETILAESFKKYEV; from the coding sequence ATGAACATCATTGTATTATGCGGCGGGCTTTCCGCCGAACGGGACGTATCGATCACCAGCGGAACACTGGCAGCGGCAGCGCTGCGGCGGCTGGGGCACAAGGCCGTTCTCGTCGATCTGTTTTTCGGTTACCCGCAGCATTATGACGACCCAAGTGAGATATTTAATGCCGTCTTTGACGACGGAATTGCCGCTGTTTCCGATACAGCCCCCGACCTCGAAGCCGTTTGGGCAAGCCGCAGGCTGGAGAGCAGCAGCCGCATGGGTGATAATATCATTGAAGTGTGCCATGCGGCCGACATCGTGTTTATGGCACTGCACGGGGAAGACGGTGAGGACGGAAAAATCCAAGCGACCTTTGATATGGCGGGCATCAAATACACGGGGACCGGCCATCTCGGCAGCGCACTGACGATGAACAAGGCCATCGCCAAGCAGCTCTTTTTGCAAAACCGCGTTTTAACGCCTGGTGGCATCACGGTCCATAAAAATGATGCTGTCTACCAAAACGTCGGCTTCCCATGCGTCGTTAAGCCGCGTTCCGGCGGCAGCTCCATCGGGACATCGGTCGTCACGTCTTTGGAGGAGTATTTGCCGGCGCTGCAGCTGGCGTTTTCATTTGAGGACAACGTCATCGTTGAGCAGTACATAAAAGGCCGCGAATGCGACGTCGGCGTCATCGCCGGGAAAGCGCTGCCGGTTATTGAAATTTGCCCGAAATCCGGCTTTTATGACTACAAAAACAAATATCAAAGCGGTATGACGGACGAATACTGCCCAGCCGACCTGCCGCCCGAGGTGACGGAAAAGCTCCAACGCGCGGCCGAGCGCGTTTTTGAGGTGCTGATGTTTGAGGTCTACGGCAGGATGGACTTTATCGTCGATGAAAACGGCGACGTCTGGTGCTTGGAGGGGAACACTTTGCCGGGCCTTACGCCGACGAGCCTTTTGCCGCAGGAGGCGCAGGCTGCCGGGATGTCTTACGACACGCTGTGCGAGACAATTTTAGCCGAATCCTTCAAAAAATACGAGGTGTAG
- a CDS encoding UDP-N-acetylmuramoyl-tripeptide--D-alanyl-D-alanine ligase produces the protein MAMKPLTLDIISAVTGGVYIGEEILRKTTITGAVRDNREVFEGCLFICIQGARVDGHDFANKAYEAGAACCLAEHELQDPEGPYILVASTLQALKDLGAYYRGLFNIPIIGVTGSVGKTTAKEMTAAVLSQKFNVLKTPENLNNEIGVPLTLLSLQEAHEAAVIEMGISDFGEMSRLAQMVQPDICLMTTIGYCHLDTLGDLNGVLKAKSEVFNFMQPGGLAVVNGDDALLCGFDPGVRKITFGFGRDNDVRALNVKTLGMTGVTCDIEDAQGVISVLIPAFGRHMVLGALPAAAIGRYLGLTDEEIRLGLLNFAPVGARANIFDTGYITLIDDCYNANPNSVTASILSLCTLEGRKVAILGDMMELGHDTDTLHREIGELAARSGVDCLICCGARAEFIFKGLISTGLETEAWHFPLKDALFSALPSLIKKDDTVLVKASHGMHFEEITEELKKLK, from the coding sequence ATGGCTATGAAACCGCTGACGCTTGACATCATTTCGGCCGTCACCGGCGGCGTCTATATCGGCGAGGAAATTCTGCGGAAAACGACGATCACAGGCGCTGTGCGTGATAACCGGGAAGTCTTTGAGGGCTGCTTGTTTATTTGCATTCAAGGTGCGCGCGTCGATGGGCATGACTTTGCTAATAAGGCATATGAGGCCGGTGCCGCCTGCTGTTTGGCTGAGCACGAGCTCCAAGACCCAGAGGGCCCTTATATTCTTGTTGCCTCAACGCTACAGGCCTTAAAAGACCTCGGGGCATATTACAGGGGCCTTTTTAACATCCCAATTATCGGCGTGACCGGCAGCGTCGGCAAGACGACGGCCAAGGAGATGACGGCGGCCGTCCTGTCACAAAAATTCAATGTTTTAAAAACACCGGAGAACCTCAATAACGAGATCGGCGTCCCGCTGACGCTGTTGTCGCTGCAAGAAGCGCATGAAGCAGCTGTTATTGAAATGGGCATCAGTGATTTTGGCGAGATGAGCCGACTGGCGCAGATGGTGCAGCCCGATATTTGCCTCATGACGACGATTGGTTACTGCCATCTCGACACGCTGGGGGACTTAAACGGCGTCTTAAAAGCGAAGAGCGAGGTTTTTAATTTCATGCAGCCGGGCGGCCTTGCCGTTGTCAACGGGGATGACGCGCTTTTATGCGGCTTTGACCCGGGTGTTCGAAAAATCACATTCGGTTTTGGCCGGGACAACGACGTCCGGGCCCTGAATGTCAAAACGTTGGGAATGACGGGTGTGACTTGCGACATTGAAGACGCGCAAGGCGTCATCAGCGTTTTGATTCCGGCTTTTGGGCGGCATATGGTGCTGGGCGCGCTGCCCGCGGCGGCCATCGGGCGCTATCTGGGTCTGACGGACGAAGAGATCCGGCTGGGGCTTCTCAATTTTGCGCCTGTCGGCGCTAGGGCCAATATTTTCGATACGGGCTATATCACCCTGATTGACGACTGTTACAACGCCAACCCGAATTCGGTGACGGCGTCGATTCTCTCTCTGTGCACGCTGGAGGGGCGCAAGGTCGCTATTCTTGGCGACATGATGGAGCTGGGGCATGATACGGATACGCTGCACCGTGAAATCGGCGAGCTGGCGGCGAGGAGCGGGGTGGATTGCCTCATCTGCTGCGGTGCGCGCGCGGAATTTATTTTCAAAGGGCTCATTTCAACCGGGCTTGAGACGGAGGCATGGCACTTCCCGCTCAAGGACGCGTTGTTTTCCGCATTACCGTCTCTCATTAAAAAAGACGATACCGTTCTCGTCAAAGCGTCACACGGGATGCACTTCGAGGAGATCACGGAAGAGCTTAAAAAGCTAAAATGA
- a CDS encoding RluA family pseudouridine synthase: MVIKHAVQEAERGRTVNSILRHALCLSAGLIRRLKQADAICVDGQVVWTDHIAQPGDLLELDISAVEPPCDVVPEIGDLRILYEDAGLLAACKLPGVLTHPSRARYTGTLANHVAGYLEQTTGDGRCHAVNRLDRDTSGVVLFAKNSYMKARASEALGAPEAVKTYLALVCGMMAEPSGTIDLPIRRFCEGDMRRVTAPDGQRAVTHYETVKTKATGDAGVSLLRLRLETGRTHQIRVHCLAIGHPVLGDRLYFAEASKNVSEQLGIETQALHAHRLTFTEPLSGKAVDLTAPLPSIFATIFPDENIY, encoded by the coding sequence ATGGTCATAAAACACGCTGTACAAGAGGCGGAGCGCGGCAGAACGGTAAATTCGATTCTGCGTCATGCGCTCTGCCTTTCCGCTGGGTTGATACGCCGCCTCAAGCAAGCAGACGCCATCTGCGTTGACGGTCAGGTGGTATGGACAGACCATATTGCCCAGCCCGGTGATCTTTTGGAGCTGGACATATCGGCGGTGGAGCCGCCGTGTGACGTCGTACCGGAAATAGGCGACCTCCGAATTCTCTATGAGGACGCAGGGCTTCTTGCCGCCTGCAAACTGCCCGGCGTTTTAACACATCCCTCCCGCGCCCGATACACGGGGACGCTGGCAAATCATGTTGCCGGATATCTCGAGCAGACGACGGGTGACGGGCGGTGCCACGCCGTCAACCGGCTTGACAGGGATACCTCCGGCGTCGTGCTCTTTGCCAAGAACAGCTATATGAAGGCGAGAGCGTCAGAGGCGCTCGGCGCGCCGGAGGCTGTAAAAACGTATCTGGCGCTCGTTTGCGGCATGATGGCAGAGCCGTCCGGGACGATTGACCTGCCGATTCGGCGGTTCTGTGAAGGCGACATGCGCCGAGTGACGGCACCCGACGGGCAGCGTGCCGTGACGCACTATGAGACGGTTAAAACGAAGGCGACCGGCGACGCGGGTGTTTCACTGCTGCGCCTGCGCCTTGAGACGGGGCGGACGCATCAAATCCGCGTCCATTGCCTCGCAATTGGCCATCCGGTGCTGGGCGACCGCCTCTATTTCGCGGAAGCATCAAAAAACGTGTCCGAGCAGCTGGGCATCGAGACGCAAGCCCTGCATGCGCACCGGCTAACGTTTACGGAGCCTCTCTCGGGCAAGGCTGTTGACCTCACAGCACCGCTTCCAAGCATTTTTGCAACAATTTTTCCCGATGAAAATATATATTGA
- a CDS encoding 5-formyltetrahydrofolate cyclo-ligase, with translation MDTIIQDKKELRGEVLRHRTALPESKIIADSAVIIDKIQALDAYKTSGTVMCFIDFKKEVMTKGFLRDTLALGKRVLVPIIMTEPDGSRTMRASQLLDLDTDLESGTMGILEPKPSCRRFVDPVEIDLFVVPGLAFDVQKNRLGYGAGFHDVMLRKLRSDCVTAAACFDFQVFNAIPVKDYDVPVQMILTEKRTIC, from the coding sequence ATGGACACAATAATTCAGGATAAGAAAGAGCTGCGCGGGGAGGTTTTACGCCACAGGACAGCCCTGCCGGAGAGCAAAATCATTGCCGACAGCGCCGTGATCATCGATAAGATACAAGCGCTTGACGCTTATAAAACCAGCGGTACCGTGATGTGCTTTATCGACTTTAAAAAAGAGGTCATGACAAAAGGCTTTCTGCGGGACACCTTAGCGCTTGGCAAGCGTGTGCTCGTGCCGATTATTATGACAGAGCCTGACGGCAGCCGGACGATGCGGGCGTCACAGCTGCTCGATCTTGATACCGACCTTGAAAGCGGCACCATGGGCATTTTAGAGCCGAAGCCATCGTGTAGGCGGTTTGTTGACCCGGTGGAAATTGACCTCTTCGTCGTCCCGGGGCTGGCGTTCGACGTTCAGAAAAACAGGCTCGGCTACGGCGCGGGATTCCACGACGTGATGCTGCGCAAGCTGCGTAGCGATTGCGTGACAGCCGCCGCTTGCTTTGATTTTCAGGTTTTTAACGCGATTCCCGTGAAGGATTACGACGTCCCCGTGCAGATGATTCTGACGGAGAAAAGAACGATTTGCTAA
- a CDS encoding cupin domain-containing protein, with translation MTQNILKNIETGKVLELGALVPYQPGQVVSRTLVQNGAVGITLFAFDENEEISAHKSDGDAVVTILEGAAKITIGETAHTVKQGETIVMPAGVPHAVAADGRFKMALIVIFPQAGQ, from the coding sequence ATGACACAGAATATTTTAAAGAATATCGAGACAGGAAAGGTGCTCGAGCTCGGCGCGCTGGTGCCGTATCAGCCGGGGCAGGTCGTCAGTCGGACGCTGGTGCAAAACGGCGCTGTTGGCATCACACTGTTTGCCTTTGATGAAAACGAGGAGATCAGCGCGCACAAGTCGGACGGGGACGCCGTCGTCACGATTTTAGAGGGCGCGGCCAAGATCACGATTGGCGAAACAGCACACACCGTCAAACAGGGTGAGACCATCGTAATGCCCGCGGGCGTGCCACACGCCGTTGCCGCCGACGGCCGGTTTAAGATGGCGCTTATCGTCATCTTCCCGCAGGCGGGCCAATAG
- a CDS encoding Rrf2 family transcriptional regulator: MKITQEGDYALRVVLFFSKLSPGEKIEARVMSESACIPLRFLLKLLRKLTVAGILRSCRGVGGGYILAKPPAEISLFDVITAIDGPINLNKCLYDPALCTAAHSDICEVHRALGTIQERFIKDLQSVTFEKIIAE, encoded by the coding sequence ATGAAAATCACACAAGAAGGCGATTATGCCCTGCGGGTTGTCCTTTTTTTCTCAAAGCTCTCCCCCGGCGAAAAGATCGAGGCCAGAGTCATGTCTGAAAGCGCCTGCATTCCGCTGCGTTTTCTGCTCAAGCTCCTCCGCAAGCTGACGGTTGCCGGGATTCTGCGTTCCTGCCGGGGCGTCGGCGGCGGTTACATTCTGGCAAAGCCACCGGCCGAGATCTCGCTTTTTGACGTCATCACGGCTATAGACGGGCCGATTAACCTCAACAAATGCCTGTATGATCCCGCGCTCTGCACGGCTGCCCACAGCGACATTTGCGAGGTTCACCGTGCGCTCGGCACCATTCAGGAGCGTTTCATCAAAGACCTGCAAAGTGTCACCTTTGAAAAAATCATTGCAGAATAA
- the pyk gene encoding pyruvate kinase, translating into MRKTKMICTLGPAVNDVDKISKLLQAGVNAVRLNFSHGTHAEHRAILDQFKAARDALGLPVASILDTKGPEIRIQKFSGGRIQLASGAHFTITTDDIIGDETRVSTTYRNLHNELKPGDRILLDDGLLEFQVEAVTGHDIRCVVINGGVLSDHKSMNIPDVRIQFPGLSEQDERDIRFAVENEMDFIAVSFVRSRADVIAVRDVLKRYGGETIRVISKIENREGITNIKEIVETSDAVMVARGDLGVEIPAWEVPIIQKKIIKETKHTGKPVIIATQMLDSMIRNPRPTRAEVSDVANAVFDGATCVMLSGETAAGKYPLESVETMDKTLREAEHAIDYWKRFREQSFEKNMTISDAISNACCTTAMDLAAKAIITVTTSGHTARMISRFRPHCPIVALAENSRVQRQLNVSWGVTPIRGKSLRSTDELFEEGIRAALETKIVQQGDIVVLTAGVPIGISGTTNLIKAQQIG; encoded by the coding sequence ATGAGAAAAACAAAAATGATTTGTACGCTTGGCCCCGCCGTTAACGACGTTGATAAAATTTCAAAGCTGCTGCAAGCAGGCGTCAACGCCGTCCGTCTGAATTTTTCACACGGGACGCACGCAGAGCACCGCGCCATCCTTGATCAATTCAAGGCTGCCAGAGACGCCCTCGGCCTACCCGTGGCCTCAATACTTGATACAAAAGGGCCTGAAATCCGCATTCAAAAATTCTCCGGCGGTCGTATTCAGCTCGCTTCCGGCGCTCATTTTACAATTACAACAGACGACATCATCGGTGACGAAACCCGCGTTTCGACCACATACCGAAATCTTCATAACGAGCTCAAGCCCGGTGACCGTATTTTATTGGATGACGGCCTATTGGAGTTTCAGGTCGAAGCGGTCACCGGCCACGATATCCGCTGCGTCGTTATAAACGGCGGCGTTTTATCCGACCATAAAAGCATGAACATCCCCGATGTGCGTATCCAATTCCCCGGCCTGTCCGAGCAGGACGAGCGCGATATCCGTTTCGCCGTTGAAAACGAGATGGACTTTATTGCCGTATCGTTTGTGCGCAGCCGTGCGGACGTCATAGCCGTTCGGGACGTGTTGAAAAGGTACGGCGGCGAGACCATCCGCGTCATCTCAAAAATTGAAAACCGAGAAGGCATTACAAACATCAAAGAGATCGTCGAGACCTCCGATGCCGTTATGGTTGCCCGAGGTGACCTCGGTGTTGAAATCCCGGCCTGGGAAGTGCCGATCATCCAAAAAAAGATCATTAAAGAGACAAAACACACCGGCAAGCCGGTTATCATCGCCACACAAATGCTTGACTCGATGATCCGCAACCCGCGGCCGACACGCGCGGAAGTGAGTGACGTGGCCAACGCCGTGTTTGACGGGGCCACCTGCGTCATGCTCTCCGGCGAGACGGCCGCCGGCAAATACCCGCTTGAAAGCGTTGAGACGATGGATAAAACGCTCCGCGAAGCGGAACACGCCATCGATTACTGGAAGCGCTTCCGCGAGCAGAGCTTTGAGAAAAATATGACGATTAGTGACGCCATCAGTAACGCTTGCTGTACAACGGCGATGGATCTCGCCGCCAAAGCCATTATTACAGTCACAACCTCCGGCCATACAGCCCGGATGATCTCGCGTTTCCGACCGCATTGTCCCATCGTGGCGCTCGCGGAGAACAGCCGTGTCCAGCGCCAGCTCAATGTCTCCTGGGGCGTCACGCCCATTCGCGGCAAAAGCCTTCGCTCAACGGATGAGCTTTTCGAAGAAGGCATCCGCGCGGCGCTTGAAACAAAAATCGTTCAACAGGGTGATATCGTCGTCTTAACGGCTGGTGTTCCCATCGGCATCAGCGGGACGACAAACCTGATCAAAGCGCAGCAAATTGGATGA